The region CGCACCCATCACCAGCGCCATACGGCCGGTCATTTTGCTCTGGTACAGGGTGTGATCCGCTTCACCGGCTGTTCCCACGATCCAGATATTCTCTTCCTGCAACAGACGCATGGTGCGCGCCAGGTTGGTGACGCGGATCAACGGAACGTTTTCCGCCGCGCCGCAGGCCACTTTTTTAGCGGTAGCGTTCAGCTGCGCGGAGCGATCTTTCGGCACAATCACCGCATGCACGCCTGCTGCATCGGCGCTACGCAGGCACGCGCCGAGGTTGTGCGGGTCGGTTACGCCATCGAGGATCAGGAAGAACGGGTTATCCAGCTCAGCGATCAGATCGGGCAGATCGTTCTCCTGATACTGACGGCCCGGCTTCACGCGCGCGATAATGCCCTGGTGTACAGCACCTTCGCTTTTCTCATCCAGATACTGGCGGTTCGCCAGCTGGATCACTACGCCCTGCGCTTCCAGCGCGTGGATCAGCGGCATCAGACGTTTGTCTTCACG is a window of Enterobacter hormaechei ATCC 49162 DNA encoding:
- the rlmB gene encoding 23S rRNA (guanosine(2251)-2'-O)-methyltransferase RlmB produces the protein MSEMIYGIHAVQALLERAPERFQEVFILKGREDKRLMPLIHALEAQGVVIQLANRQYLDEKSEGAVHQGIIARVKPGRQYQENDLPDLIAELDNPFFLILDGVTDPHNLGACLRSADAAGVHAVIVPKDRSAQLNATAKKVACGAAENVPLIRVTNLARTMRLLQEENIWIVGTAGEADHTLYQSKMTGRMALVMGAEGEGMRRLTREHCDELISIPMAGSVSSLNVSVATGICLFEAVRQRG